One window of the Paenibacillus beijingensis genome contains the following:
- a CDS encoding ABC transporter substrate-binding protein: MKKRSLLLLPAVMLTISTLLSACTQNAKSGEASEIEIKFPSIWVAKDSKAATVAQVINDFNEQNKGKIKVVVEEIPDYGAYKDKIRTSISTGSTPDLFSFDNSADAQLYYKSGNLADLTPYLDEQWKSTFIDHAFDGASYDGKVYSIPFEFGVTPVLYNTKLFKQAGLNDFPKTYTELFAAFDKLKAAGIAPATQLTGGSGWTSMLWYSQLLSAIGGPDVYKRGFDDPAFVQAAEVLKKLFDYTTDDAVGLTDPAGHFLNQKTAVLLNGPWFIGRIKKEGVANLYDSIEVAPAPVYEGGKGAAGQYIGFVQASLAVGKQKDKRKEEAIVKFLKYLTSPDNVKKISLDSGSLFVIKYDVAAGDKVDRLQTEMKQGMEAAPYIIPHFQASVSSAVATEFPQALSGLVLGKYTPQQFVEQLKQADAK, from the coding sequence ATGAAAAAGAGATCGCTCTTGCTGCTGCCTGCCGTCATGCTGACCATTTCCACGCTGCTGAGCGCCTGCACACAAAATGCCAAAAGCGGCGAAGCATCGGAAATCGAAATCAAATTTCCAAGCATATGGGTAGCGAAAGACTCCAAAGCGGCCACAGTCGCGCAAGTTATTAACGACTTTAACGAACAAAACAAAGGCAAAATCAAAGTCGTCGTGGAGGAAATCCCGGATTACGGCGCATATAAAGATAAAATCCGGACCAGCATTTCGACCGGCTCAACGCCGGATCTATTTTCTTTCGACAACTCGGCCGATGCGCAGCTGTATTACAAATCGGGAAATTTGGCCGACCTGACGCCTTATTTGGATGAGCAATGGAAAAGCACGTTTATCGATCACGCCTTTGACGGGGCGTCGTACGACGGCAAAGTGTACTCGATTCCATTCGAATTCGGCGTCACGCCGGTGCTGTATAATACGAAGCTGTTCAAGCAAGCGGGTCTAAACGACTTCCCGAAAACGTACACCGAGCTGTTTGCCGCTTTCGACAAACTGAAAGCCGCAGGTATCGCGCCCGCAACGCAGCTGACTGGAGGCAGCGGCTGGACGTCCATGCTCTGGTACTCGCAGCTGCTGTCCGCAATCGGCGGCCCGGATGTATACAAGCGCGGATTTGACGATCCGGCATTCGTGCAGGCCGCGGAAGTGTTAAAGAAGCTGTTCGACTACACGACCGATGATGCGGTCGGACTGACGGATCCTGCCGGCCACTTCTTAAATCAGAAGACGGCGGTACTCCTTAACGGACCTTGGTTCATCGGCCGGATCAAGAAAGAAGGCGTCGCCAACTTGTACGACTCCATCGAAGTCGCGCCTGCCCCGGTTTATGAAGGCGGCAAAGGAGCGGCCGGGCAGTATATCGGCTTTGTACAGGCAAGCCTTGCCGTGGGCAAACAAAAGGATAAACGGAAAGAAGAAGCGATCGTCAAGTTTCTGAAATATTTGACCTCGCCGGACAATGTGAAAAAAATATCGCTCGATTCCGGATCGCTGTTCGTCATCAAGTATGATGTTGCGGCAGGCGATAAGGTCGACCGGCTGCAAACCGAGATGAAGCAAGGCATGGAAGCGGCGCCGTACATCATTCCACATTTCCAGGCGAGCGTAAGCTCGGCGGTTGCCACCGAGTTTCCGCAAGCGTTAAGCGGCCTGGTGCTCGGAAAGTATACGCCGCAGCAATTCGTCGAGCAGCTGAAACAGGC
- a CDS encoding helix-turn-helix domain-containing protein: MSLQSHTRSMGVLNLKEGETKFQLARYAPSEDLAGFVKHFWLVSWDLSGQPPYVQDVVPNPCVNLIFESGKTAVYGVAKSKQSQTIQGKGRVFGVKFKPGGFYPFVKWPVSRLTGSPVGIAGIFGAEGGRLEHSILSQDDPGTMVELADAFLRRHLPAPDETVVLINRMIDLISDEDELTKVEQLVDRFGMNKRKLQRLFNQYVGVSPKWVIKLYRIQNAAEAIDGGRQIGFAKLSAELGYYDQSHFIRDFKSIVGKTPDEYMKLH, encoded by the coding sequence ATGAGCCTGCAATCCCATACGCGCAGCATGGGCGTGTTGAATTTAAAAGAAGGCGAAACAAAATTTCAGCTTGCCCGTTACGCTCCGTCGGAGGATCTTGCCGGATTCGTCAAGCACTTCTGGCTCGTGAGCTGGGATTTGAGCGGACAGCCTCCCTATGTGCAGGATGTCGTGCCGAATCCTTGCGTCAATCTGATTTTTGAAAGCGGCAAAACAGCCGTATACGGCGTCGCCAAAAGCAAACAGTCCCAAACGATTCAAGGAAAAGGGCGGGTGTTCGGCGTCAAGTTCAAGCCCGGCGGATTTTATCCGTTTGTCAAATGGCCCGTCTCCAGACTAACGGGCAGTCCCGTCGGCATCGCCGGCATCTTCGGCGCGGAAGGCGGCAGGCTGGAGCATTCGATTTTATCCCAGGATGATCCGGGGACGATGGTTGAACTCGCGGACGCCTTTCTTCGCCGGCATCTCCCGGCCCCGGATGAAACGGTCGTGCTGATCAACCGGATGATCGACCTCATCAGCGATGAGGATGAATTGACGAAAGTGGAACAGCTGGTTGACCGGTTCGGCATGAACAAACGAAAGCTGCAGCGGCTGTTCAATCAATACGTCGGCGTCAGTCCGAAATGGGTCATCAAATTGTACCGGATCCAAAATGCGGCCGAAGCGATCGACGGCGGACGGCAGATCGGGTTTGCGAAACTGTCGGCGGAGCTCGGCTACTACGACCAGTCGCATTTTATCCGCGATTTTAAATCGATCGTCGGCAAAACGCCGGACGAATATATGAAGCTTCATTAA
- a CDS encoding SRPBCC family protein: MELKYEFYIGATPEQVWNAFVSPEGTRKTFFGCVIDSTFKEGESMAYVGPGADGDQTVHVYGTIAAYKPHEVFSFIEHPGPSYHPNHEELESRVTFTLEVVGGCTKLTLVNDQWTENHPSLENASGHWWMILSNIKTVAETGKTLDFGW, from the coding sequence GTGGAACTGAAATACGAATTTTATATCGGCGCGACGCCGGAGCAGGTATGGAATGCATTTGTTTCCCCGGAAGGAACCCGCAAAACGTTTTTCGGCTGCGTCATCGATTCCACCTTTAAAGAAGGGGAATCGATGGCCTACGTCGGTCCGGGCGCCGATGGCGATCAGACCGTCCATGTGTACGGCACCATTGCGGCGTATAAGCCGCATGAAGTGTTCAGTTTCATCGAGCATCCGGGACCGTCTTATCACCCGAACCACGAAGAGCTGGAGTCGAGAGTGACCTTTACGCTTGAGGTAGTCGGCGGATGTACGAAGCTGACGCTGGTCAATGACCAGTGGACGGAAAATCACCCTTCGCTTGAAAATGCGAGCGGCCATTGGTGGATGATTTTGAGCAACATCAAAACGGTCGCCGAAACCGGGAAAACGCTCGACTTCGGCTGGTGA